A part of Larkinella insperata genomic DNA contains:
- a CDS encoding DUF4287 domain-containing protein produces MSFQAYLDNIEKKTGQQPDDFKRLAGEKGLLKPGTKAGEIVAWLANDFQLGHGHAMAIYKLFKDDGLL; encoded by the coding sequence ATGTCATTTCAGGCTTATCTCGACAACATCGAAAAGAAAACGGGGCAACAACCGGATGATTTCAAGCGACTGGCCGGCGAGAAAGGGTTGCTCAAACCTGGTACAAAAGCCGGCGAAATTGTAGCCTGGCTAGCGAATGATTTTCAGTTGGGGCACGGCCACGCCATGGCGATTTACAAGCTTTTTAAAGACGACGGTTTGCTTTAA
- a CDS encoding GNAT family N-acetyltransferase: MRGSELDLYLSLGYFRMHQDIFTCRYLIYDNTILPVHWLRFDLANVEFGSKQRALLRRNAPFSVVAKPFALTNEVRALYNRYRNAVDFEAPESVEFWLMSGSPYNAFDTYSVEVRDGDHLIAVGIFDHGAESIAGIMNFYDPEYRRHSLGKFLMLQKIIYARQQQKLYYYPGYLVSNYPKFDYKLFPCEEATEVFDDNTGQWLPFSWETVNALAADILDDR, translated from the coding sequence ATGAGAGGAAGTGAGCTGGATTTGTACCTGAGCCTGGGCTATTTCCGGATGCATCAGGATATTTTCACCTGCCGGTACCTGATTTACGACAACACAATTTTACCCGTTCACTGGCTGCGGTTCGACCTGGCAAACGTCGAGTTCGGCAGTAAGCAGCGCGCGCTGCTCCGGCGTAATGCCCCGTTTTCGGTCGTTGCCAAACCCTTTGCGCTGACAAACGAGGTACGGGCCCTTTACAATCGGTATCGCAACGCCGTAGACTTTGAAGCGCCCGAATCGGTGGAGTTCTGGCTCATGAGCGGTTCGCCCTATAACGCCTTTGACACTTACTCCGTTGAAGTTCGGGACGGCGATCACCTGATTGCGGTCGGAATTTTTGACCACGGTGCTGAAAGCATTGCCGGTATCATGAATTTCTACGATCCGGAATACCGCCGGCACAGCTTGGGCAAGTTTCTGATGCTGCAAAAAATCATCTACGCCCGGCAGCAGCAAAAACTCTACTATTACCCGGGCTACCTCGTCAGCAATTATCCCAAGTTTGACTACAAGCTGTTTCCGTGCGAAGAAGCCACCGAAGTATTCGACGACAACACGGGCCAGTGGCTGCCTTTTTCGTGGGAAACCGTCAACGCCCTGGCCGCCGACATTCTGGACGACAGGTAA
- the tenA gene encoding thiaminase II, with protein sequence MLFTEQLWQDISPIYDSILQHGFVKKLTAGSLPSPTFQYYIQQDALYLADFGRALSQLAARATQPGDMLQFAQFAQNAILVERALHETYFTLYAIEPQTVKMPACFAYTNYLLATTSLQSIAVGAAAVLPCFWIYREVGQFIYQRAILANPYRAWIDTYAGDAFDQSVTQMLELTDRFAEQAGPVEREMMREAFRMSSRLEWYFWNDAYTQSGWLV encoded by the coding sequence ATGCTGTTTACGGAACAACTCTGGCAGGATATTTCGCCCATTTATGACTCAATTCTACAACACGGTTTTGTAAAGAAATTAACGGCGGGGAGCCTGCCCTCGCCCACGTTTCAGTACTACATTCAGCAGGATGCGCTGTATCTGGCCGATTTCGGCCGGGCGCTGAGTCAGCTGGCGGCCCGGGCCACCCAGCCCGGCGACATGCTGCAGTTTGCCCAGTTTGCCCAGAACGCCATTCTTGTTGAACGGGCGCTGCACGAAACCTACTTTACGCTGTATGCCATTGAACCGCAAACCGTAAAGATGCCCGCCTGTTTTGCCTACACCAATTATTTGCTGGCCACCACCTCGTTGCAGTCCATCGCGGTAGGGGCCGCGGCTGTTTTGCCGTGCTTCTGGATTTACCGGGAAGTGGGCCAGTTTATTTATCAGCGGGCCATTCTGGCCAATCCGTACCGGGCCTGGATCGATACGTACGCGGGCGATGCCTTTGATCAGTCGGTGACGCAAATGCTGGAGTTGACCGACCGGTTTGCGGAGCAGGCTGGCCCGGTGGAACGGGAGATGATGCGGGAAGCCTTCCGGATGTCGAGTCGGCTGGAATGGTATTTCTGGAACGACGCGTATACCCAGAGCGGCTGGTTGGTGTAA
- the thiD gene encoding bifunctional hydroxymethylpyrimidine kinase/phosphomethylpyrimidine kinase: MKTYARTLTIAGSDSGGGAGIQADLKTFAALGCYGMSVLTALTAQNTKAVTGIFPVPPAFIAEQIKAVLSDIGADAVKIGMLHSPEVIEVVAKTLVEFGATNIVLDPVMVAKSGDKLLQDEAVDALKTYLLPISTVITPNLPETSVLLGRAVETQADMLPAAVDLARFGSRTVLVKGGHLTTEESADLLYLATGEHHWFATPRIATENSHGTGCTLSSAIAAGLAKKRSVEESVSAAKSYLTHALQTGAVYTLGHGHGPVHHFFNVWQ, encoded by the coding sequence ATGAAAACCTACGCACGTACGCTCACCATCGCGGGTTCCGACAGCGGGGGCGGGGCCGGTATTCAGGCCGACCTCAAAACGTTTGCGGCTTTGGGCTGTTACGGCATGTCGGTGCTGACGGCGCTCACGGCCCAGAATACCAAAGCCGTAACCGGTATTTTTCCGGTGCCGCCCGCCTTCATTGCGGAACAAATCAAAGCCGTTCTGAGCGACATCGGGGCCGATGCCGTCAAAATCGGGATGTTGCATTCGCCGGAGGTGATTGAGGTGGTTGCCAAAACGCTGGTTGAATTCGGTGCCACGAACATTGTGCTCGACCCGGTGATGGTGGCCAAAAGTGGGGACAAACTGCTGCAGGATGAAGCCGTCGATGCGCTCAAAACCTACCTGTTGCCAATTTCCACGGTGATTACGCCCAACCTTCCCGAAACCAGTGTGTTGCTGGGCCGGGCGGTAGAGACGCAGGCCGATATGCTGCCAGCAGCCGTCGATCTGGCCCGTTTCGGGTCCCGTACGGTTCTGGTCAAGGGCGGTCACCTCACGACGGAGGAGAGCGCTGATTTGCTGTATTTGGCCACGGGCGAACACCACTGGTTTGCAACGCCCCGGATTGCAACGGAGAATTCGCACGGAACGGGCTGCACCCTTTCATCGGCCATTGCCGCCGGGTTGGCAAAAAAACGCTCGGTGGAAGAATCTGTATCGGCGGCCAAATCGTATTTAACACACGCCCTTCAGACGGGAGCGGTTTATACATTAGGTCACGGACACGGACCGGTCCACCACTTTTTCAACGTTTGGCAATAA
- the thiE gene encoding thiamine phosphate synthase: MSELYLVTDADIGCRAGHTVPYVVEEACRAGVRWVQVREKTASTRAFVELAAELKRITQTYGARLIINDRVDVALAVDADGVHVGQDDMPHQLVRKLIGPDKILGLSVNNLAELQEARGTAVDYLGVAAIFPTATKQDTSSLLGLEGLRELCRQTQLPTFAIGGINTGNIQDVIRAGATGAAVVSAICGHPSPYEGTRELIQLIQ, from the coding sequence ATGAGCGAATTGTATCTGGTGACCGACGCCGACATTGGTTGTCGGGCGGGTCACACGGTTCCGTATGTTGTCGAGGAAGCGTGCCGGGCCGGAGTTCGGTGGGTGCAGGTACGGGAGAAAACCGCATCGACCCGCGCCTTCGTGGAACTGGCCGCGGAACTGAAACGAATTACGCAAACCTACGGTGCCCGGCTGATCATCAACGACCGCGTCGATGTGGCGCTGGCCGTTGATGCCGACGGGGTACACGTGGGGCAGGATGACATGCCTCACCAACTGGTCCGGAAGCTGATCGGACCTGACAAAATCCTGGGGCTTTCGGTGAATAACCTGGCCGAGTTACAGGAAGCCCGGGGGACGGCTGTTGATTACCTGGGCGTTGCGGCCATTTTTCCAACCGCTACGAAACAGGATACGTCCAGCCTGTTGGGATTGGAGGGTCTCCGGGAACTTTGCCGCCAGACCCAGCTACCCACGTTTGCCATTGGCGGCATCAACACCGGGAATATTCAGGACGTGATTCGGGCGGGCGCTACGGGGGCGGCTGTCGTATCGGCCATCTGCGGCCATCCGTCGCCCTACGAAGGCACGCGCGAACTTATTCAACTAATTCAGTGA
- the thiM gene encoding hydroxyethylthiazole kinase, which translates to MFPTPPSIWTDLARIRAQAPLIHNITNFVVMNNTANALLALGASPAMVHAPEEVEDFVAISSALVVNIGTLDATFVAGMKLAMRRAKDLGKPVVFDPVGVGATAYRNRVSQELLTQATPDIIRGNASEIMALAGLNAQTKGVDSTVGSDAAVEAARRLSKAWGGVVVVSGATDYIVQGDQTATIGNGHPLMAKVTGMGCTATALTGAFAAINADYFRAATHAMAVMGIAGELAAEKQAAPGSLQLNFLDCLYQLTESAIQSRLNLSER; encoded by the coding sequence ATGTTTCCAACACCGCCATCCATCTGGACTGACCTCGCAAGGATTCGGGCGCAGGCTCCCCTGATTCATAACATCACCAACTTCGTAGTCATGAACAACACGGCCAACGCCCTGCTGGCCCTGGGTGCGTCGCCCGCCATGGTTCATGCGCCCGAGGAAGTGGAAGATTTTGTTGCTATTTCCAGCGCACTGGTCGTCAACATCGGCACGCTCGATGCCACCTTCGTAGCGGGAATGAAACTCGCCATGCGCCGGGCCAAAGACCTGGGCAAGCCGGTTGTATTCGATCCGGTGGGGGTGGGCGCAACGGCCTACCGCAACCGGGTAAGTCAGGAGCTTCTGACGCAGGCAACGCCCGACATTATCCGGGGCAATGCGTCCGAAATCATGGCCCTAGCCGGTTTGAATGCGCAGACCAAGGGCGTTGATAGCACCGTCGGTTCCGATGCCGCCGTAGAGGCTGCCCGGCGACTGAGCAAAGCCTGGGGGGGCGTGGTGGTCGTCAGCGGGGCGACGGACTACATCGTTCAGGGCGATCAAACCGCTACCATCGGCAATGGTCATCCGCTGATGGCGAAAGTAACCGGCATGGGTTGCACAGCTACGGCCCTGACGGGGGCGTTTGCCGCAATCAATGCCGACTATTTTCGGGCTGCGACCCACGCGATGGCCGTGATGGGAATCGCGGGCGAGCTGGCGGCTGAAAAACAGGCGGCCCCCGGCAGTTTGCAGCTTAACTTCCTGGATTGCCTGTATCAACTCACCGAATCGGCTATTCAGAGCCGGTTAAACCTGTCGGAACGATGA
- the fabF gene encoding beta-ketoacyl-ACP synthase II has product MLHRVVVTGIGAFTPIGKDIPTFWQNTVEGRSAFAPITRFDASLYRTQFAAEITGYDPAQFLNRTDSKRADRYTQFALIAADQAIADSGFDLSAMDPFDVGVIWASGQGGTETLEEQTTEFARGDGHPRFSPFLVPKVLVNLASGLISIRHGFMGINYTPVSACASSNSALMDAFNYIRLGKAKIIVSGGSDAAITPSSFGGYCSMKAMSTRNANPQAASRPFDVERDGFVMGEGAGALVLEEYEHARARGATIYGEVVGAAMTADAYHITATHPEGIGATRAMQLALKEAQLTIEELDYLNAHATSTPVGDLSEMNAVARLTGHRKTKLRISATKSITGHLMGAAGAIEALISLLAMRDNVVPPTINTEVRDPAIPENLNIVFREAQSTPVHTAMSNTFGFGGHNGIVVFKKI; this is encoded by the coding sequence ATGTTACATCGCGTTGTTGTTACCGGAATCGGCGCATTTACGCCCATCGGTAAAGACATTCCCACATTCTGGCAAAATACCGTTGAAGGCCGTTCGGCGTTCGCACCCATTACGCGTTTTGATGCTTCCTTATACCGTACCCAATTTGCCGCCGAGATCACCGGTTATGACCCCGCGCAGTTTTTAAACCGCACGGACAGCAAGCGGGCCGATCGCTACACGCAATTCGCCCTGATAGCGGCTGACCAGGCCATTGCTGATTCCGGTTTTGATCTGTCGGCGATGGACCCCTTCGATGTGGGCGTGATCTGGGCGTCGGGTCAGGGCGGTACCGAAACGCTGGAGGAACAAACCACCGAATTTGCCCGGGGCGACGGCCACCCACGCTTTAGTCCGTTTCTGGTTCCGAAAGTGTTGGTCAACCTGGCATCCGGCCTGATTTCCATCCGGCACGGTTTTATGGGCATCAATTACACGCCGGTTTCGGCCTGTGCCAGTTCCAATTCGGCCCTGATGGATGCCTTCAACTACATCCGGCTGGGCAAAGCCAAAATTATTGTCAGCGGTGGCTCCGATGCGGCCATTACACCGTCTTCCTTTGGCGGGTATTGTTCCATGAAAGCCATGTCGACCCGCAACGCCAACCCGCAGGCCGCTTCCCGGCCGTTCGATGTGGAGCGCGACGGTTTTGTGATGGGCGAAGGGGCGGGGGCGCTGGTGCTGGAAGAATACGAACACGCCCGGGCCCGGGGCGCTACCATCTACGGGGAAGTGGTGGGCGCGGCCATGACCGCCGATGCATACCACATCACGGCCACGCATCCGGAGGGCATCGGCGCCACCCGAGCCATGCAGCTCGCCCTGAAGGAAGCCCAACTGACCATCGAAGAGCTGGATTACCTGAATGCCCACGCGACTTCCACGCCGGTGGGGGATCTGTCGGAGATGAATGCCGTCGCCCGGCTGACCGGCCATAGAAAAACGAAGCTGCGCATCAGCGCTACCAAGTCCATTACGGGGCACCTGATGGGAGCCGCCGGGGCTATCGAAGCGCTCATCAGTCTGCTGGCGATGCGCGACAACGTGGTTCCGCCCACGATCAACACCGAGGTGCGCGATCCGGCCATTCCGGAAAATCTAAACATCGTTTTCCGGGAAGCCCAGTCTACGCCGGTCCATACCGCCATGAGCAACACCTTTGGTTTTGGCGGACACAACGGGATTGTGGTTTTTAAAAAAATATAA
- a CDS encoding DUF6624 domain-containing protein, whose amino-acid sequence MKTKFFSLLVLCVVTVSGWAQATKNTANLADVRKRLTQIYEKDQKERAAYDAVERQYGWGAKEAQDTRQKIKDMDKEHLAEVEKVIDQVGGYPGRSVVGQPLDQVAFLIIQHSTDRAVHEKYLPMLTEAAQKGELDKAGVAFLTDQVKVQKKEKQIYGTQIHINNQGKKDVYPVEDEGNLDQRRKEMDLEPMSAYLARMGVKK is encoded by the coding sequence ATGAAAACGAAATTCTTTTCTCTTCTTGTCCTGTGCGTTGTTACGGTGAGTGGATGGGCGCAGGCCACGAAAAATACCGCTAATCTGGCCGACGTGCGCAAACGTCTGACGCAGATTTACGAAAAAGATCAGAAAGAACGGGCGGCTTACGACGCCGTAGAGCGACAGTACGGCTGGGGCGCCAAAGAAGCTCAGGATACCCGTCAGAAAATCAAAGACATGGACAAAGAACACCTGGCCGAAGTCGAGAAAGTGATCGATCAGGTGGGTGGTTATCCGGGCCGGAGTGTGGTCGGTCAGCCGCTCGATCAGGTGGCGTTCCTGATCATTCAGCACAGCACCGACCGGGCGGTTCACGAAAAATACCTGCCGATGCTGACCGAAGCTGCCCAGAAAGGCGAGCTGGATAAAGCCGGGGTGGCCTTTCTGACCGATCAGGTGAAGGTTCAGAAAAAGGAAAAACAGATTTACGGCACCCAGATTCACATCAACAACCAGGGCAAAAAAGACGTGTACCCGGTTGAGGACGAGGGCAATCTGGACCAGCGTCGGAAAGAGATGGACCTGGAACCCATGTCGGCCTACCTGGCCCGGATGGGGGTGAAAAAGTAA
- the ggt gene encoding gamma-glutamyltransferase produces the protein MKKVTLSIHCAIILFLALLGACRTGQKAPDVRQSSGVYQYDNEKKQAVARRAGPYFSDRQAVVGRSGMVASAHPEASRVGVDILKAGGNAVDAAVAVQFALAVVYPGAGNIGGGGFMVYRDNTGQAYTLDYREKAPEKAHKDMYLDSAQNVIPRLSITGHLASGVPGSVDGMVEAHRRFGRLTWAQVLQPAIDLAEKGVALTEREALGLNRTRSSFLAVNPDKRYFMKADTTDWKAGELLIQKDLGQTLRRIQQQGRAGFYEGETARLLAAEMQRGGGIISEADLKNYHAVWRDPLVDTYRNYKIITMPPTSSGGVALLQLMKLVEPYPLRRWGWNSDSTVQVMIEAERRVYADRAKFLGDPDFVKVPVAQLIDRNYLQTRWADFNFARATDSRNVKGGNMPGYESLETTHFSVVDKDGNAVSITTTLNGGYGSRVVVGGAGFLMNNEMDDFSIKPGVPNMFGLIGNQANAIAPGKRMLSSMTPTIVEQDGKLYMVVGTPGGSTIITSVYQTILNVLDHGMTMQQSVNALKFHHQWLPDKTTFENGAFSDETIQKLQSRGYVLEQLTNSLGRMDCILRRPDGTLEGASDPRADNTSVGY, from the coding sequence ATGAAAAAGGTAACTCTATCTATTCATTGTGCAATTATTCTGTTTCTGGCCCTGTTGGGAGCCTGCCGAACGGGGCAGAAAGCGCCGGATGTGCGTCAGAGTTCCGGCGTTTACCAGTACGACAACGAAAAAAAACAGGCTGTCGCGCGCCGGGCAGGACCGTATTTTTCGGACCGGCAGGCCGTCGTTGGTCGAAGCGGTATGGTAGCGTCGGCGCACCCGGAAGCCTCGCGCGTTGGGGTTGATATTCTGAAAGCGGGCGGCAACGCGGTCGATGCGGCCGTGGCGGTGCAGTTTGCGCTGGCGGTGGTGTACCCCGGAGCGGGCAACATCGGCGGGGGCGGTTTCATGGTCTACCGCGACAATACCGGCCAGGCTTACACGCTCGATTACCGGGAAAAAGCGCCCGAAAAAGCGCATAAAGATATGTACCTCGATTCGGCCCAGAACGTCATTCCGCGGCTGAGCATCACCGGCCACCTGGCCAGCGGGGTGCCTGGCTCGGTCGACGGAATGGTGGAAGCCCACCGGCGGTTTGGCCGGCTGACCTGGGCGCAGGTGCTGCAACCGGCCATTGATCTGGCCGAGAAAGGAGTGGCCCTGACCGAACGCGAAGCCCTTGGCCTCAACCGTACCCGAAGTTCATTTCTGGCGGTGAATCCAGACAAACGGTATTTCATGAAAGCCGACACGACCGACTGGAAAGCCGGAGAGTTACTGATCCAGAAAGATTTAGGCCAGACCCTGCGCCGGATTCAGCAACAGGGCCGGGCGGGTTTTTACGAAGGCGAAACCGCCCGACTGCTGGCGGCCGAAATGCAGCGCGGAGGTGGGATCATCTCGGAGGCTGATCTGAAAAATTACCACGCCGTCTGGCGCGATCCGCTGGTGGATACGTACCGCAATTACAAAATCATTACCATGCCGCCCACATCCAGCGGGGGCGTGGCCTTGTTGCAACTGATGAAGCTGGTGGAACCGTATCCCCTGCGCCGGTGGGGCTGGAACAGCGATTCGACGGTGCAGGTAATGATTGAAGCGGAGCGACGCGTCTATGCCGACCGGGCCAAATTTCTGGGCGACCCGGATTTTGTGAAAGTGCCGGTGGCGCAGCTGATCGACAGAAATTACCTGCAAACGCGCTGGGCGGATTTTAATTTTGCCCGAGCTACCGACAGCCGTAACGTGAAAGGGGGGAATATGCCGGGGTACGAAAGCCTGGAAACCACGCATTTTTCGGTGGTCGACAAAGACGGAAATGCCGTATCGATCACCACCACGCTGAACGGCGGTTACGGCAGCCGCGTGGTGGTGGGCGGAGCCGGTTTCCTGATGAATAACGAAATGGACGATTTCAGCATCAAGCCGGGCGTTCCGAATATGTTTGGGTTGATTGGCAATCAGGCCAATGCCATCGCGCCCGGCAAACGAATGTTGTCGTCGATGACGCCCACGATTGTTGAGCAGGACGGCAAACTGTACATGGTGGTCGGTACGCCCGGCGGTTCAACCATCATCACCTCCGTTTACCAAACCATCCTGAACGTGCTGGATCACGGCATGACCATGCAGCAATCCGTCAACGCGCTGAAATTTCACCACCAGTGGCTGCCCGACAAAACTACGTTTGAAAACGGCGCTTTTTCGGACGAGACCATTCAGAAACTCCAGTCGCGCGGCTACGTGCTCGAACAACTGACCAATTCGCTGGGGCGCATGGACTGCATTCTGCGCCGACCTGACGGCACGCTGGAGGGCGCTTCGGACCCCCGGGCGGATAACACCTCGGTAGGCTACTGA
- a CDS encoding ABC transporter permease, with protein sequence MKFLRQTYESFRFAWQALRSNLLRTTLSLLGVTIGIFAIIAVFTIVDSLERNIKDSLAGIGDRVMYVQKWPWGFGGGEYQWWKYFQRPEPSLTEFKFLQERLENAEAVVAMDFRGQVTVKNGNNSLQALIQGTSLDYNKISNVPVEQGRYFSQQEIDAARNVAIIGADVAETLFPDQDPIGKEFKLNGLKYAVIGVQERKGESLVNFGGNPDKKCLIPIGAFAKMYHSVYPSIDIAVKGYENDEGLLEVESEVRGLLRARRGLKPMQEDNFALNRPEAAAQAISGLFAVLTVAGWVIGSFSILVGGFGIANIMFVSVKERTNIIGIQKSLGAKNYSILFQFLFEAVFLSLIGGGVGILLVYLLSFIKLGTLEIILSPANIMLGLGVSSIIGTISGILPALVAARMDPVIAIRSK encoded by the coding sequence TTGAAATTTCTCCGTCAGACCTACGAAAGCTTCCGGTTCGCGTGGCAGGCCCTGCGCTCGAACCTCCTCCGGACCACGCTCTCGCTGCTGGGCGTGACCATCGGTATTTTTGCCATTATTGCCGTATTCACCATCGTCGATTCGCTCGAACGGAACATCAAAGACAGTCTGGCCGGAATTGGCGACCGGGTGATGTACGTTCAGAAATGGCCCTGGGGGTTTGGTGGTGGCGAGTACCAGTGGTGGAAATACTTCCAGCGCCCCGAACCGTCGCTGACCGAGTTTAAATTTCTGCAGGAACGACTCGAAAACGCCGAAGCCGTTGTGGCGATGGATTTTCGCGGGCAAGTGACGGTTAAGAACGGCAACAACAGCCTCCAGGCCCTCATTCAGGGCACATCACTGGATTATAACAAAATCTCGAACGTCCCCGTCGAGCAGGGACGGTATTTTTCCCAGCAGGAGATTGACGCGGCCCGCAACGTGGCCATCATCGGCGCCGACGTAGCCGAAACACTGTTTCCCGACCAGGATCCGATTGGAAAGGAATTCAAGCTAAACGGTTTGAAATATGCGGTCATCGGCGTTCAGGAACGCAAGGGGGAGAGCCTGGTCAACTTTGGCGGCAATCCCGATAAAAAATGCCTGATTCCCATCGGCGCTTTCGCCAAAATGTATCATTCCGTTTACCCCAGCATCGACATTGCCGTGAAGGGCTACGAAAACGACGAAGGCCTGCTCGAGGTAGAAAGCGAAGTACGCGGACTGCTGCGGGCGCGCCGGGGGCTCAAACCGATGCAGGAAGATAATTTCGCGCTCAACCGCCCGGAAGCAGCCGCCCAGGCCATTTCGGGCCTTTTTGCCGTTCTGACGGTAGCCGGTTGGGTCATTGGCAGCTTCTCCATTCTGGTCGGTGGTTTCGGAATCGCCAACATCATGTTCGTGTCCGTTAAAGAGCGCACCAACATCATCGGAATTCAGAAATCGCTGGGGGCCAAAAACTACTCCATTCTGTTCCAATTCCTGTTTGAAGCGGTTTTTTTAAGTTTAATTGGCGGTGGCGTCGGCATTTTGCTCGTTTATTTGTTGTCATTTATAAAGCTGGGTACGCTGGAGATTATTTTATCTCCCGCCAACATTATGCTGGGTCTGGGTGTATCTAGTATTATCGGTACAATTTCCGGTATACTACCAGCCCTGGTGGCGGCCCGGATGGACCCCGTTATCGCCATCCGATCAAAGTAA
- a CDS encoding oxygenase MpaB family protein, with translation MLKTVNSSRTFSDELLDRYRQQGDPPADAVIEAVAHHHGREGVGELMRWLANTAELDGSEQHPAVQEFLRAYAPLPEWADRRQMERAMQFFQQNIVNICLILGYYSLPYCYAGADGARVLWFSERVRNDTQKRLEETVEWVFNIMKKRNWATGKAVVGTLKVRLMHAAIRWFTLHRGNWNFDWGYPINQEDMAGTNLAFSYIVIRGMRRAGLAMTEEEEEAYLHHINVTGYLLGVSDDLLARNRREAFHIDRAIVRRQFRSSEQGQGLTRSLLQTFENLSPAPLRNLPAAQMRFFLGDELADALAVPAVPLEKRLVGVVNSLPIFSKLIGNNL, from the coding sequence ATGTTGAAAACCGTTAATTCAAGCCGGACTTTTTCGGACGAGCTGCTGGACCGCTACCGTCAGCAGGGCGACCCGCCCGCCGATGCCGTCATCGAAGCAGTGGCCCACCACCACGGGCGGGAAGGTGTCGGTGAGCTGATGCGCTGGCTCGCCAATACCGCGGAGCTGGATGGCTCGGAACAACACCCGGCGGTTCAGGAATTTCTGCGTGCCTACGCGCCCCTTCCCGAGTGGGCGGACCGTCGGCAGATGGAAAGGGCCATGCAGTTTTTCCAACAGAATATTGTCAACATCTGCCTGATTCTGGGTTATTACTCGCTCCCTTACTGCTACGCCGGAGCCGATGGTGCCCGGGTCCTCTGGTTTTCTGAACGTGTTCGGAACGACACCCAAAAGCGGCTGGAAGAAACCGTCGAATGGGTGTTTAACATCATGAAAAAGCGGAATTGGGCAACCGGCAAGGCGGTGGTTGGTACCCTGAAAGTCCGGCTGATGCATGCCGCCATTCGGTGGTTTACCCTGCACAGGGGCAATTGGAACTTCGACTGGGGGTACCCGATTAATCAGGAAGACATGGCCGGTACTAATCTGGCGTTTTCGTACATCGTCATTCGGGGGATGCGCAGGGCGGGCCTGGCAATGACGGAAGAAGAGGAAGAAGCCTACCTGCACCACATCAACGTAACCGGATACCTGCTGGGAGTGTCCGACGACCTGCTGGCCCGCAACCGGCGCGAAGCTTTTCACATCGACCGGGCCATTGTCCGGCGGCAGTTTCGTTCGTCGGAGCAGGGCCAGGGCCTGACCCGCTCGTTGCTCCAGACGTTTGAAAACCTGTCTCCTGCTCCTTTGCGGAACCTCCCGGCGGCCCAAATGCGTTTCTTCCTCGGTGATGAGCTAGCCGATGCGCTGGCGGTTCCCGCTGTACCGCTGGAAAAACGGCTGGTCGGCGTGGTTAATTCACTTCCTATTTTTTCCAAATTGATTGGTAACAATCTCTGA